In Desulfurobacteriaceae bacterium, one DNA window encodes the following:
- a CDS encoding type II secretion system F family protein gives MPKFKVVFLDVDGQVVEEKIEANDENELLSLYSRRNVILLEYKKDWFSSLEDFSILDLLKRKKISKQELADFCFYVGRALDMGIPILGILEDVSKSTKNKYFQKVVLQLKDMITAGKSLSEAMEEVKIFPKDLIGLVKVGENSDALPKVFQNYAEYLDWIISIEKEVKQALAYPTFVAVVMVFVIAIMFGYIVPQVIPAITAMGLKDYPLPTKLLLWAGEFVPLFWKQIVLTPVIIFVVFKLLTRKFQKVKYFWDKVKIKFPVVGVIFLKASLSRDMRALAEVYRSGGTIINALEIIINHVEQNLFIKEAFSKVKENVLAGDMLSIAMEKTNFFETPIIRMVKLGEETGALDKSLLRLAEIYEDDMRRKIQAMTVLIEPTLQLILGGILGIIALGILLPVYDVISEMR, from the coding sequence ATGCCTAAGTTTAAGGTTGTTTTTTTGGATGTAGACGGGCAGGTTGTAGAGGAAAAGATAGAGGCTAACGATGAAAACGAACTACTGTCTCTTTATTCACGAAGAAACGTCATACTCCTTGAGTATAAAAAAGACTGGTTTTCATCCTTAGAGGACTTTTCCATCCTTGATCTTTTAAAAAGGAAAAAAATTTCTAAACAAGAACTTGCAGATTTTTGTTTTTACGTTGGAAGAGCCCTTGATATGGGAATTCCAATTCTAGGGATTTTAGAAGATGTTTCAAAAAGTACAAAAAATAAGTATTTCCAAAAAGTTGTATTGCAGCTTAAAGATATGATTACAGCAGGAAAATCTCTATCTGAAGCGATGGAAGAAGTTAAGATTTTCCCAAAGGATTTAATAGGTCTCGTGAAGGTTGGAGAAAATAGCGATGCACTTCCAAAAGTTTTTCAAAACTATGCAGAGTATTTAGACTGGATTATTTCCATAGAAAAAGAGGTTAAACAAGCCCTTGCCTATCCTACTTTTGTTGCGGTTGTTATGGTTTTTGTTATCGCGATAATGTTTGGTTACATAGTTCCTCAGGTAATTCCTGCAATTACAGCCATGGGATTAAAAGACTATCCCCTTCCAACAAAACTTTTACTGTGGGCTGGAGAGTTTGTTCCACTCTTTTGGAAACAAATAGTTTTAACTCCAGTGATAATCTTTGTCGTTTTTAAACTTTTAACTAGAAAGTTCCAGAAAGTTAAATACTTCTGGGACAAAGTAAAAATAAAGTTTCCTGTTGTTGGGGTTATTTTCTTAAAGGCGAGCCTTTCCCGTGATATGAGGGCTTTAGCAGAAGTTTACCGGAGTGGCGGAACAATAATAAATGCTCTTGAGATAATCATAAATCATGTAGAACAGAACCTTTTTATAAAGGAAGCTTTCTCAAAAGTAAAAGAGAACGTTTTAGCCGGTGATATGCTGTCAATTGCCATGGAAAAAACTAACTTCTTTGAGACTCCGATTATAAGAATGGTAAAGCTTGGGGAAGAAACCGGAGCTTTGGACAAGTCCCTTTTAAGACTTGCGGAAATTTATGAAGATGATATGAGAAGAAAAATCCAAGCAATGACTGTTTTAATAGAACCT